The following proteins are co-located in the Streptomyces sp. NBC_00435 genome:
- a CDS encoding inositol-3-phosphate synthase, producing MGSVRVAIVGVGNCAASLVQGVEYYKDADPAAKVPGLMHVQFGDYHVSDIEFVAAFDVDAKKVGLDLSDAIGASENNTIKICDVPSAGVTVQRGHTLDGLGKYYRETIEESAETPVDIVQTLLDRQVDVLICYLPVGSEAAAKFYAQCAIDAKVAFVNALPVFIAGTKEWADKFTEAGVPIVGDDIKSQVGATITHRVMAKLFEDRGVRLERTMQLNVGGNMDFKNMLERDRLESKKISKTQAVTSQIPDRELGEKNVHIGPSDYVAWLDDRKWAYVRLEGRAFGDVPLNLEYKLEVWDSPNSAGVIIDALRAAKIAKDRGIGGPILSASSYFMKSPPVQYFDDEAYANVEKFIKGEVER from the coding sequence ATGGGTTCGGTTCGCGTAGCCATCGTCGGCGTAGGCAACTGCGCCGCCTCGCTGGTGCAGGGCGTCGAGTACTACAAGGACGCCGACCCGGCGGCCAAGGTCCCCGGTCTGATGCACGTCCAGTTCGGCGACTACCACGTGAGCGACATCGAGTTCGTCGCCGCGTTCGACGTCGACGCGAAGAAGGTCGGCCTCGACCTTTCGGACGCCATCGGCGCCAGCGAGAACAACACCATCAAGATCTGTGACGTCCCGAGTGCGGGTGTGACCGTTCAGCGCGGCCACACCCTGGACGGCCTGGGCAAGTACTACCGCGAGACCATCGAGGAGTCGGCCGAGACCCCGGTCGACATCGTCCAGACGCTTCTGGACCGTCAGGTCGACGTCCTGATCTGCTACCTGCCGGTCGGTTCCGAGGCTGCGGCGAAGTTCTACGCCCAGTGCGCCATCGACGCCAAGGTCGCCTTCGTCAACGCCCTCCCGGTCTTCATCGCCGGCACCAAGGAGTGGGCCGACAAGTTCACCGAGGCCGGTGTCCCGATCGTCGGCGACGACATCAAGTCCCAGGTCGGCGCCACCATCACGCACCGCGTGATGGCAAAGCTGTTCGAGGACCGCGGTGTCCGTCTTGAGCGCACCATGCAGCTCAACGTCGGTGGCAACATGGACTTCAAGAACATGCTCGAGCGGGACCGCCTCGAGTCGAAGAAGATCTCCAAGACGCAGGCCGTCACCTCGCAGATCCCCGACCGTGAGCTCGGCGAGAAGAACGTCCACATCGGCCCGTCCGACTACGTCGCGTGGCTCGACGACCGCAAGTGGGCCTACGTCCGCCTCGAGGGTCGCGCGTTCGGCGACGTTCCGCTGAACCTCGAGTACAAGCTCGAGGTGTGGGACTCCCCGAACTCCGCCGGTGTCATCATCGACGCCCTGCGCGCCGCGAAGATCGCCAAGGACCGCGGCATCGGTGGCCCGATCCTGTCGGCTTCGAGCTACTTCATGAAGTCCCCGCCGGTGCAGTACTTCGACGACGAGGCCTACGCGAACGTCGAGAAGTTCATCAAGGGCGAGGTCGAGCGCTAG
- a CDS encoding PadR family transcriptional regulator, which yields MSRRSGILEFAVLGLLRESPMHGYELRKRLNTSLGVFRAFSYGTLYPCLKTLVTNGWLIEEPGNAPEDALAASLAGRRAKIVYRLTAAGKEHFEELLSHTGPDAWEDESFAARFAFFGQTEREVRMRVLEGRRSRLEERLEKMSASLARTRERLDDYTLELQRHGMESVEREVRWLNELIESERAGRDQRRPGPSDETAK from the coding sequence ATGAGCAGGCGCTCAGGCATCCTCGAGTTCGCTGTTCTCGGCCTGCTTCGCGAATCCCCCATGCACGGGTACGAGCTGCGCAAGCGGCTCAACACCTCGCTGGGGGTGTTCAGAGCGTTCAGCTACGGGACGCTCTACCCCTGCCTCAAGACGCTCGTCACCAACGGCTGGTTGATCGAAGAGCCGGGCAATGCCCCGGAAGACGCTCTCGCCGCTTCACTCGCAGGGCGCCGCGCCAAGATCGTGTACCGGTTGACGGCAGCAGGCAAGGAGCACTTCGAGGAGCTCCTCTCCCACACGGGCCCAGATGCCTGGGAGGACGAATCTTTCGCCGCCCGCTTCGCTTTCTTCGGCCAGACCGAACGAGAAGTGCGGATGCGGGTACTGGAAGGACGTCGCAGCCGCCTTGAGGAGCGCCTGGAGAAGATGAGCGCCTCGCTCGCCCGTACACGCGAGCGGCTCGACGACTACACGCTCGAGCTGCAACGCCACGGCATGGAGTCCGTGGAGCGCGAAGTGCGCTGGCTGAACGAGCTCATCGAGAGTGAGCGGGCGGGACGGGATCAGAGACGACCCGGTCCGTCCGACGAAACTGCAAAGTGA